From the Vibrio alginolyticus NBRC 15630 = ATCC 17749 genome, one window contains:
- a CDS encoding MurR/RpiR family transcriptional regulator, translating into MNTLEKIQKNLENFSKSERKVAEVIMASPQTAIHSSIATLAKMADVSEPTVNRFCRRLDTKGFPDFKLHLAQSLANGTPYVNRNVEEDDGPDAYTHKIFESTMACLDVAKNSLDPMQVNRAVDLLTQAKRISFFGLGASSSVARDAQNKFIRFNIPITCFEDIVMQRMSCINCSDNDVVVLISHTGRTKSQVEIANLARENGATVIAITAKDSPLEKASSLAITLDIPEDTDVYMPMASRVVQMTVIDVLATGFTLRRGTGFRENLKRVKDALKDSRYDKLSQY; encoded by the coding sequence ATGAATACATTAGAAAAAATTCAAAAAAACCTGGAGAATTTCAGTAAGTCAGAGCGCAAAGTTGCGGAAGTAATTATGGCGTCTCCACAAACTGCAATTCATTCAAGCATTGCAACGCTGGCTAAAATGGCCGACGTTAGTGAGCCCACTGTAAACCGCTTCTGTCGTCGTCTGGACACCAAGGGCTTTCCAGATTTTAAGCTTCACTTGGCACAGAGCCTAGCCAACGGCACCCCTTACGTTAACCGTAATGTGGAAGAAGACGATGGCCCAGACGCGTACACCCATAAGATTTTCGAATCGACGATGGCGTGTTTAGATGTCGCGAAAAATAGCCTAGATCCAATGCAAGTGAACCGTGCGGTCGATTTGCTAACGCAAGCGAAGCGCATTTCATTCTTTGGCCTTGGTGCATCATCTTCTGTTGCCCGAGACGCACAAAACAAGTTTATTCGCTTTAATATTCCAATTACTTGTTTTGAAGATATTGTTATGCAGCGCATGAGTTGTATCAACTGCAGTGATAATGATGTTGTGGTTCTTATTTCTCATACCGGTCGAACAAAGAGTCAGGTAGAAATAGCGAACCTTGCTCGTGAAAATGGCGCAACGGTTATTGCGATTACAGCGAAGGATTCTCCTCTAGAAAAGGCAAGCTCGCTGGCCATCACGCTCGATATTCCAGAAGATACCGACGTTTACATGCCAATGGCAAGCCGAGTTGTACAAATGACAGTGATTGATGTGCTAGCAACTGGCTTCACTCTTCGCCGTGGTACAGGTTTCCGTGAGAACCTAAAACGCGTAAAAGATGCGTTGAAAGACAGTCGCTATGACAAATTAAGCCAGTACTAA
- the panP gene encoding pyridoxal-dependent aspartate 1-decarboxylase PanP codes for MVKEQKTADVSFESLLKIFTVPEGPDSTLTKIDESLSRNLNQFLREHIVAEEKPLREIEKDFSSAQIPEQPEFVSDHTEHLLDTLVSHSVHTSSPSFIGHMTSALPYFLMPLSKIMIALNQNLVKIETSKAFTPLERQVLGMLHRLIYGQNDTFYNQWMHSANHSLGAFCSGGTIANITALWVARNKALRANGSFKGVEKEGLFKAMMHYGYDGLAVLVSERGHYSLKKAADVLGLGQEGLVAVKTDANNRIIVNDLKAKIVELEKQNIKPIAVIGVAGTTETGNVDPLPEIAEVCQAHGCHFHVDAAWGGATLMSNHHRHLLKGVEMADSVTIDAHKQLYIPMGAGMVLFKDPDAMKSIEHHAQYILRKGSKDLGSHTLEGSRSGMAMLVYAAMHIISRPGYELLIDQSIEKARYFADLIKQQDDFELVSEPELCLLTYRYLPPFIREALAQAEGSQKEQLNELINELTQFIQKRQRETGKSFVSRTRLNPDQWQRMNTIVFRVVLANPLTTKEILSSVLDEQREIAKQAPNLMKRIQQLVVDIQSS; via the coding sequence ATGGTTAAGGAACAAAAAACCGCTGATGTTAGCTTTGAGAGCTTGCTAAAGATCTTCACTGTCCCAGAAGGTCCGGACTCAACGTTAACTAAAATTGACGAGAGCCTCTCGCGAAATCTAAATCAATTTCTTCGTGAACACATCGTGGCAGAAGAAAAGCCTTTACGCGAAATCGAAAAAGACTTTTCTTCTGCTCAGATTCCTGAGCAGCCAGAGTTCGTGTCAGATCATACAGAGCACTTACTCGACACTTTGGTGTCGCACTCAGTTCACACATCTTCACCAAGCTTCATTGGTCATATGACATCGGCACTGCCTTATTTCTTGATGCCACTGTCAAAGATCATGATCGCCTTAAACCAAAACCTGGTAAAAATAGAGACTTCCAAAGCCTTTACGCCACTTGAGCGTCAAGTTTTGGGTATGCTGCATCGCTTAATATATGGTCAGAATGATACGTTTTACAATCAGTGGATGCACAGTGCAAACCACTCATTAGGCGCATTTTGTTCCGGCGGCACCATTGCCAATATCACTGCGCTTTGGGTAGCACGTAACAAAGCGTTAAGAGCCAATGGCTCATTTAAAGGCGTTGAGAAGGAAGGCCTTTTTAAAGCCATGATGCACTATGGATATGATGGCTTAGCGGTGCTAGTGTCTGAGCGTGGTCACTACTCCCTTAAGAAAGCAGCCGATGTATTAGGGCTAGGCCAAGAGGGCTTGGTTGCGGTTAAAACCGATGCCAACAACCGTATTATTGTCAACGACCTGAAAGCGAAAATTGTTGAGCTCGAAAAACAAAATATCAAGCCTATTGCTGTTATTGGTGTGGCTGGCACAACAGAGACAGGTAATGTTGATCCATTGCCTGAAATCGCTGAAGTCTGCCAAGCTCACGGCTGTCACTTCCATGTGGATGCCGCATGGGGTGGCGCAACACTTATGTCTAACCATCACCGTCACCTTCTCAAAGGTGTGGAAATGGCAGACTCAGTAACTATTGATGCGCATAAGCAGCTCTACATCCCGATGGGCGCTGGTATGGTTCTGTTCAAAGACCCTGACGCAATGAAATCCATAGAGCATCACGCTCAATATATATTGCGCAAAGGTTCAAAAGACCTAGGCAGCCATACATTAGAAGGTTCACGTTCGGGTATGGCGATGTTGGTCTACGCCGCAATGCACATCATAAGTCGCCCAGGTTACGAGCTTCTGATTGACCAAAGCATTGAAAAAGCTCGATACTTTGCGGATTTAATCAAACAGCAAGATGATTTCGAGTTAGTTTCTGAACCAGAGCTTTGTCTGCTCACATACCGTTATTTGCCGCCATTCATCCGTGAAGCATTAGCACAAGCAGAAGGCTCACAAAAAGAACAACTGAATGAGCTGATCAATGAGTTAACACAGTTTATTCAAAAGCGTCAGCGCGAAACGGGCAAATCGTTCGTTTCACGTACAAGACTGAACCCAGACCAATGGCAACGCATGAATACGATAGTGTTTAGAGTGGTTTTGGCAAATCCACTGACCACAAAAGAAATTTTGAGCTCAGTGCTTGATGAACAACGCGAAATCGCCAAGCAAGCACCAAATTTGATGAAAAGAATTCAACAGCTGGTTGTCGATATTCAATCGTCTTAA
- a CDS encoding lysine exporter LysO family protein: MFSGMLFIFAPLVVGYLIPISRSSLLEKINQSTSYLIYVILSLMGLSLAALDNLSSNLQSILLYASTFFLCLSACNLLALPIIDKIIPLQTNQNQKKLPLSSMALESVKLIVVVGGGLVVGLLLPIDLSWVDTASEWILFLLLFFIGIQLRNSGLTLRQILLNKQGMAIAAVVIATCMLGGVLAAVLLDLPLYQALAMASGFGWYSLAGILMGDAFGPVFGGASFLIELMRELVALVAIPLFIRSYPCTAIGYAGATAMDFTLPVIQTTGGVRCVPVAIVSGFILSLLVPVMMLFFVSLAS, encoded by the coding sequence ATGTTTTCAGGGATGCTATTTATTTTCGCTCCGCTTGTGGTGGGGTATCTAATTCCTATATCTCGATCTTCGTTATTGGAGAAGATCAATCAGTCAACGTCCTACCTTATTTACGTCATTTTGTCGTTGATGGGTCTTAGTTTGGCGGCGCTCGATAATTTAAGCAGCAACTTACAAAGTATTCTCCTCTATGCGAGTACGTTTTTTTTGTGTCTAAGTGCCTGCAACCTGTTGGCTCTGCCTATTATTGATAAAATTATTCCACTCCAGACCAATCAGAATCAAAAGAAGCTACCGTTATCTTCGATGGCTTTAGAGTCTGTTAAGCTTATTGTGGTCGTTGGCGGAGGGTTAGTGGTTGGCCTGCTGTTACCCATTGATTTGAGTTGGGTAGATACAGCAAGCGAATGGATACTCTTTCTACTTCTATTTTTTATTGGTATTCAGCTGCGCAATAGTGGACTTACTCTGCGTCAAATCCTATTAAATAAACAAGGAATGGCCATTGCGGCTGTTGTCATCGCAACATGTATGCTTGGTGGCGTTCTTGCAGCGGTGCTTTTGGATCTTCCTCTTTATCAAGCACTCGCAATGGCTTCAGGTTTTGGCTGGTATTCACTCGCAGGTATTTTAATGGGTGACGCTTTTGGTCCGGTATTTGGTGGCGCGTCGTTCTTGATTGAATTGATGAGAGAGTTAGTCGCACTGGTTGCCATTCCTCTCTTTATTCGTAGCTATCCGTGCACCGCAATTGGTTATGCCGGTGCAACAGCAATGGACTTCACCCTACCCGTTATTCAAACTACCGGTGGTGTGCGTTGTGTTCCTGTTGCTATCGTTAGCGGCTTTATTTTGAGTTTATTGGTACCAGTTATGATGCTTTTCTTTGTATCACTTGCTAGCTAG
- a CDS encoding HDOD domain-containing protein: protein MEHLSFFWLPNNKDKLINALESEFAQLVEQSIATGKISLPPIPDVVLKIQQLCVEEHTTIADVANCLLEDPGLAAVVLRVANSVIFNRRNITCNDLTTAVSRLGILRVRDIVTAQAIEQLKHSVNLTKECNAILVKSAAISRELGAVMVMLVQSFRSHEPGTYGHLEQEKALLVGLLADIGLFCLINEYHLYLDRGNYLDPDIALQIFQTRCSATSKLVLERWGFDNDFREVSSNEKYELTRPEVSYLDIARIAHHLLMFRNHDERIDEHEVEFNLTGAEVLYELSNMSDTDFNDQIRAVLNASGL from the coding sequence ATGGAACATTTATCATTTTTTTGGCTGCCAAATAATAAAGATAAGCTTATAAACGCACTGGAATCCGAGTTTGCTCAGCTGGTAGAACAGTCCATCGCCACGGGTAAGATTTCGTTACCTCCTATTCCTGATGTCGTGCTTAAAATTCAGCAGTTATGTGTCGAAGAACACACCACGATTGCCGATGTTGCTAACTGTTTATTGGAAGATCCCGGATTAGCAGCGGTCGTTTTACGAGTCGCTAACTCTGTGATTTTTAATCGCAGAAATATCACCTGCAACGACTTAACTACAGCGGTATCTCGTCTCGGAATACTTCGTGTACGTGATATTGTTACCGCACAAGCGATCGAGCAACTTAAACACTCAGTTAATCTCACTAAAGAATGCAATGCCATCTTGGTGAAGAGTGCAGCGATATCGCGTGAGCTCGGTGCCGTCATGGTGATGTTGGTTCAATCGTTTCGTAGCCACGAGCCAGGCACTTATGGTCATCTAGAGCAAGAAAAGGCGTTATTGGTCGGTCTATTAGCCGATATTGGGTTATTTTGCCTAATTAATGAGTACCACTTGTACTTAGATAGGGGCAATTACTTAGACCCAGATATTGCATTGCAAATCTTCCAAACACGTTGTTCTGCCACAAGTAAACTAGTGCTTGAGCGTTGGGGATTTGACAACGACTTCAGAGAAGTATCCTCAAACGAAAAATACGAATTAACGCGACCAGAAGTGAGTTATCTCGACATCGCTAGAATTGCGCATCATTTATTGATGTTTCGCAATCACGATGAACGCATTGACGAACACGAAGTTGAATTCAACTTAACTGGTGCAGAAGTCTTGTATGAACTTAGTAACATGAGTGATACTGACTTCAATGATCAAATCCGTGCTGTACTCAATGCTAGCGGTTTGTAA
- a CDS encoding TfoX/Sxy family DNA transformation protein has product MDMTDQAFFKYVRTFSEYQKRSMFGGIGLFTDDAMFALVSNDCCYLRGGNGLDEVFTQLSCEKYKHVKKQTTATVNYYDVTDLFESGYVGLDELVQKSIEYSIKERKYQKSSASRRLRDLPNMQLTLERMVKKAGVDDVETFLELGPVKVFNKVKTAYGNDVDVKLLWKFAGATDGVHWKLIQEPRKKQLLALCD; this is encoded by the coding sequence ATGGACATGACAGACCAAGCTTTTTTTAAATATGTACGCACCTTCAGTGAGTACCAAAAACGTTCTATGTTCGGTGGTATTGGTTTATTCACCGATGATGCTATGTTTGCGCTTGTCAGCAATGATTGCTGCTACTTACGTGGTGGTAATGGGCTAGATGAAGTGTTTACTCAACTGAGCTGTGAGAAGTATAAGCACGTCAAAAAACAGACGACGGCAACCGTAAATTATTATGATGTAACCGATTTATTCGAATCCGGATATGTAGGGCTTGATGAACTGGTACAGAAATCAATTGAATACTCAATTAAGGAACGGAAATATCAAAAGTCCTCTGCCAGTAGACGCTTAAGAGACTTACCCAACATGCAACTAACCCTTGAACGTATGGTCAAGAAAGCCGGTGTTGATGACGTAGAAACCTTTTTAGAACTTGGACCTGTAAAAGTCTTCAACAAAGTTAAAACGGCTTACGGTAATGATGTTGATGTAAAGCTACTGTGGAAATTTGCTGGTGCAACTGATGGCGTACATTGGAAACTGATCCAAGAGCCGCGTAAAAAACAGTTATTGGCACTGTGTGACTAA
- a CDS encoding response regulator, with the protein MTKYLILCVDDEREVLDSVLQDLAPFEENFVVEGAESVTEARQVIEEMAEEEVQLALILCDHIMPEQTGISFLIELSQNGDTKAARKVLLTGQAGLEDTVEAVNNASLDYYIAKPWKGEALRKAIVSQLTAFVIENDDNLLSWTQILDSEAILNAMADRRASFGE; encoded by the coding sequence ATGACCAAGTATCTAATTTTATGTGTCGATGACGAACGAGAAGTCTTGGATAGCGTGCTCCAAGATCTTGCTCCCTTCGAGGAGAACTTTGTTGTCGAAGGAGCGGAATCAGTGACTGAAGCACGACAAGTGATTGAGGAGATGGCGGAAGAAGAAGTTCAGCTTGCTCTCATTTTATGTGACCACATTATGCCGGAACAAACTGGGATCAGCTTCTTAATCGAACTCAGTCAAAATGGTGACACAAAAGCAGCGCGGAAAGTTTTACTCACAGGACAAGCTGGTTTGGAAGACACCGTAGAAGCCGTAAATAACGCGAGTCTCGATTATTACATTGCCAAACCTTGGAAAGGCGAAGCATTGAGAAAAGCAATCGTGTCTCAGCTTACCGCGTTTGTGATTGAGAATGATGATAACCTGCTATCCTGGACTCAAATCCTTGATTCTGAGGCAATCCTCAACGCCATGGCAGATAGAAGAGCAAGCTTTGGCGAGTAA
- a CDS encoding ATP-binding protein, with product MNRYAVLCLDNNPISAEQFRLELSAFSSKFDIFSVESIEEAQSALEYLEEREQTVALVIASHHAHFNGVDFLIGLDRMPHTEQARKILISCSSDIEAILTAVNEGRLDHCLTKPLPDHVLFNTVQKELTQFILRNGKEDLLSYSQILDHHSLLRAHINNQMSHYQAGFLHDYHSMSDAELAEQVISALQQFFKDNDETRACRTYSPEHLLTVEGEPNCFLWFITEGEVALYKRDEQGMQREVVRHNKGNIVGGMSFVTGECSFSTALTLTKTEVIKLDRNVFNKVMQSDSNLLPLFTNLLLRHFNRRLQRSINTKLQLQKTLESLESAHQQLIEREKMAMLGQLVAGVAHELNNPVAAILRGVENLTHTLERLLNDAPSSDIQTKGIELLSKAQTSKPASTAELRSRVKALSHTLPDRALAKKVVSLGLESDQELLTQLARKQQASYHALNTLEQYHKAGSTLRSINVCAARIADMVKSLKGYARSDDETLHYADIHEGIEDTLVIFENKLKMHQISTDYANLPSILCQPIALQQVWTNLVSNAIDAFPEKGVLNIQTRLVEKEHTNYAVISFEDNGCGIPESQRDAIFELNFTTKKEGNFGLGIGLSICQQIVTAHRGWIDVESEIGQFTRMTVWLPVIEEGDET from the coding sequence GTGAATCGTTATGCTGTGTTGTGTCTCGACAACAACCCAATCAGTGCTGAACAGTTTCGATTGGAGCTGTCTGCCTTCTCAAGTAAGTTTGATATTTTTTCTGTCGAATCGATAGAAGAGGCTCAAAGCGCTTTAGAGTATCTAGAAGAAAGAGAACAGACTGTTGCTTTAGTTATAGCGAGCCATCACGCTCATTTTAACGGCGTGGATTTTCTTATTGGTTTAGACCGGATGCCACATACCGAGCAAGCAAGAAAAATTCTTATTAGCTGCTCGTCTGATATAGAGGCAATTCTCACTGCCGTTAATGAGGGCAGGCTCGACCACTGCCTCACTAAACCTTTGCCAGATCACGTCTTATTTAACACAGTGCAAAAAGAGCTGACCCAATTTATCTTGCGAAATGGCAAAGAAGACCTGCTAAGTTACAGTCAGATATTGGATCATCACAGCTTGTTGCGAGCGCACATCAATAACCAGATGAGCCATTATCAAGCCGGATTCTTACACGACTACCACTCGATGTCTGATGCCGAGTTAGCCGAGCAAGTGATCTCCGCTCTCCAGCAATTTTTCAAAGATAATGACGAAACAAGAGCGTGCCGTACATACTCACCTGAACACTTATTAACCGTGGAAGGCGAGCCAAATTGCTTTTTGTGGTTTATCACCGAAGGTGAAGTGGCTCTGTACAAGCGCGATGAGCAAGGCATGCAGCGAGAGGTTGTACGCCATAACAAAGGGAATATTGTCGGAGGCATGTCGTTTGTTACTGGGGAATGTTCTTTCTCGACAGCTCTAACACTAACCAAAACAGAAGTTATCAAACTCGATCGCAACGTATTCAATAAAGTGATGCAAAGCGACTCAAACTTACTGCCTCTTTTTACAAACTTGCTTTTACGCCACTTCAACCGCCGATTGCAAAGAAGCATCAACACCAAACTGCAACTTCAAAAAACGCTCGAATCTTTAGAATCAGCCCACCAGCAGCTCATTGAAAGAGAAAAAATGGCGATGCTTGGTCAATTGGTTGCGGGAGTGGCCCACGAACTAAACAATCCAGTAGCCGCGATATTGAGGGGCGTAGAGAATTTAACGCATACGCTAGAACGATTACTTAACGATGCGCCAAGTTCCGATATACAAACCAAAGGCATTGAATTACTGAGCAAAGCGCAAACCTCAAAACCCGCTTCAACCGCCGAGCTCAGATCACGCGTAAAAGCGCTTAGCCATACTCTTCCAGACCGAGCATTGGCAAAAAAAGTGGTGAGCCTTGGATTAGAGTCCGATCAAGAGCTACTTACCCAACTAGCGAGAAAGCAGCAAGCGTCTTATCATGCTCTCAATACACTAGAGCAATACCACAAAGCAGGTTCTACACTTCGCTCAATTAATGTCTGTGCAGCACGAATTGCTGATATGGTAAAAAGCCTGAAAGGATATGCTCGGTCAGATGATGAGACCCTGCACTATGCCGATATTCATGAGGGCATTGAAGACACCTTGGTGATTTTCGAGAACAAATTAAAAATGCACCAAATTTCAACCGACTATGCAAACTTGCCTTCTATCCTTTGTCAACCGATCGCACTCCAACAGGTGTGGACGAATTTGGTCTCTAACGCCATTGACGCATTTCCAGAAAAAGGGGTGTTAAACATACAAACACGCCTTGTAGAAAAAGAGCACACAAATTATGCCGTTATCTCATTTGAAGATAATGGATGTGGCATTCCTGAGTCGCAAAGAGACGCCATTTTCGAGCTAAACTTCACCACAAAAAAAGAAGGTAATTTTGGCTTAGGCATCGGGCTGTCCATCTGCCAGCAAATCGTAACAGCACACAGAGGGTGGATTGACGTCGAATCAGAGATCGGCCAGTTCACACGAATGACCGTCTGGTTACCAGTCATCGAAGAAGGAGATGAAACATGA
- a CDS encoding DUF945 family protein, with the protein MQNLKKIGAIGGAISLALCWPLAVGQIGQSIIEDGITNMNDEMIKGEVVEYQRGYLSSVVLTRYSVVDPELKTQLERDGMPTTFDVTSDVSHGLTSLTADSKLVDNDFLPLTMHSQTQLNGNTAFILDLDSWHYRNEAQGVSVSTSPAKVTGDVTVLGDLNYQVSVPSVQVDFENGEELHLNALTGQGKGKQAKGYWLGEQSFSLEKLDVVDANLTPVFLIENASYRGNTTMSESGDKLNSQLNLDAKKLRLTDGTDVDNFKLDFSIADVDSQSFDQIMSIYQSSPMIDEQEIANLLPHVDTLFSKGFDLSVNELSLAFGDGKFHNEWQLSIPEGTEHITQDPMKLVTATTGELSTYFSDELVTHYPFIQEGIDELLIMELIEKVEGGYQLKAEIGEGKLKFENGHEFPLVALLMPALMQQQ; encoded by the coding sequence ATGCAAAATCTTAAAAAAATCGGCGCCATTGGTGGTGCTATCTCATTAGCACTGTGTTGGCCATTGGCTGTCGGACAAATTGGTCAGTCCATCATTGAAGATGGTATTACCAATATGAATGATGAAATGATTAAAGGTGAAGTGGTCGAGTATCAGCGTGGCTACTTGTCTTCAGTCGTGCTGACTCGTTATTCAGTTGTTGATCCTGAGCTTAAAACTCAGCTAGAGCGTGATGGTATGCCAACGACGTTTGACGTAACCAGTGATGTTAGCCACGGTCTAACAAGCCTAACAGCAGATTCAAAATTGGTGGACAATGACTTTTTGCCTCTCACGATGCATAGCCAGACTCAACTAAATGGCAATACAGCATTTATCCTCGACCTAGACAGTTGGCATTATCGTAACGAAGCGCAAGGTGTTTCTGTTTCTACAAGCCCTGCAAAAGTAACAGGTGATGTGACGGTATTGGGTGATCTCAATTACCAAGTTTCCGTTCCTTCTGTTCAAGTGGATTTTGAAAACGGTGAAGAGCTTCATCTGAATGCATTGACAGGGCAAGGTAAAGGAAAGCAAGCAAAAGGCTACTGGTTAGGCGAGCAATCTTTCTCTCTAGAGAAGCTAGATGTGGTTGATGCGAACTTAACGCCTGTCTTTTTGATTGAAAATGCGAGCTACCGTGGTAACACTACGATGAGTGAGTCTGGTGATAAGCTGAACAGTCAATTAAACCTAGATGCTAAGAAACTGCGTTTAACTGATGGGACGGATGTCGATAACTTTAAGTTGGATTTCTCAATTGCAGATGTGGATAGCCAGTCTTTTGATCAAATTATGTCTATCTATCAAAGCTCTCCTATGATAGATGAGCAGGAAATTGCGAATTTATTGCCGCATGTCGATACGCTGTTTAGCAAAGGTTTTGATTTATCCGTGAACGAGCTTTCACTCGCGTTCGGTGACGGCAAGTTCCACAATGAGTGGCAACTATCCATCCCTGAAGGTACTGAGCATATTACTCAAGATCCAATGAAGTTGGTGACGGCCACTACTGGTGAACTTAGCACTTACTTCTCCGATGAATTAGTAACGCATTACCCATTTATTCAAGAAGGGATTGATGAGCTCCTTATTATGGAGTTGATCGAAAAAGTAGAGGGCGGTTATCAATTAAAAGCAGAAATTGGTGAAGGCAAATTGAAGTTCGAAAATGGGCATGAGTTCCCATTGGTGGCTCTACTTATGCCTGCTTTGATGCAACAACAGTAA
- the serC gene encoding 3-phosphoserine/phosphohydroxythreonine transaminase, with translation MEQNTDNVFNFSAGPAGLPKAVMQQAQQELIDWQGLGTSVMEISHRSKEFIKVAEEAEQDLRDLLNIPDNYKVLFCQGGARAQFAAVPLNLLGDADTATYIDGGYWAESAVAEAKKYCEPDVFDAKTEINGKVAVLPASEWKIAPEAAYVHFCPNETIDGIEINDLPITDKPIVADMSSTILSREIDVSKYGVIYAGAQKNIGPSGIAIAIVRDDLLGMAKQVLPSILDYTVLAEKESMFNTPPTFAWYLSGLVFKWLKAQGGVKSIEQVNRAKAALLYDYIDQSDFYRNGVHSANRSLMNVPFQLAKPELDATFLELADSKGLKALKGHRAVGGMRASIYNAMPLEGVQALVDFMQEFEKNYA, from the coding sequence ATGGAACAAAATACGGACAACGTATTTAACTTCAGTGCAGGGCCAGCAGGTCTGCCTAAAGCAGTTATGCAGCAAGCACAACAGGAACTAATCGATTGGCAAGGCCTTGGTACTTCGGTCATGGAAATCAGCCACCGAAGCAAAGAGTTCATCAAAGTTGCAGAAGAAGCCGAGCAGGATTTACGTGATCTTCTGAATATTCCGGACAACTATAAAGTGCTGTTCTGCCAAGGTGGTGCTCGTGCTCAGTTTGCTGCTGTTCCTCTAAACTTACTTGGTGATGCCGATACGGCAACTTACATCGATGGTGGTTATTGGGCTGAAAGCGCGGTAGCTGAAGCGAAAAAATACTGCGAACCAGACGTGTTTGATGCAAAAACAGAAATCAACGGGAAAGTCGCGGTTCTACCTGCAAGTGAATGGAAAATTGCTCCAGAAGCGGCTTACGTTCACTTCTGTCCAAATGAGACCATTGATGGTATTGAGATTAACGATCTTCCTATCACCGATAAACCGATTGTTGCTGACATGTCTTCGACAATTCTTTCTCGTGAAATCGATGTGTCTAAATACGGTGTAATTTACGCGGGCGCTCAGAAAAATATTGGTCCTTCCGGCATTGCTATTGCTATCGTGCGCGATGATTTATTAGGTATGGCGAAGCAGGTACTACCAAGTATCTTGGATTACACTGTTTTGGCAGAAAAAGAATCAATGTTCAACACGCCACCAACCTTTGCATGGTACCTGTCTGGTCTTGTTTTCAAATGGCTGAAGGCACAGGGTGGAGTAAAATCGATTGAGCAAGTGAACCGCGCTAAAGCCGCGCTACTGTATGATTACATCGATCAGTCTGATTTCTACCGTAATGGCGTGCACTCAGCAAACCGCTCTTTGATGAACGTGCCATTTCAACTTGCTAAGCCTGAACTGGATGCAACCTTCCTTGAGCTAGCAGACTCTAAAGGGCTGAAAGCGCTAAAAGGTCACCGAGCAGTTGGTGGTATGCGAGCATCCATTTATAACGCAATGCCGCTAGAAGGTGTTCAAGCGTTAGTAGACTTCATGCAAGAGTTTGAGAAAAACTACGCGTAA